The Parachlamydia acanthamoebae genome has a window encoding:
- the recD gene encoding exodeoxyribonuclease V subunit alpha: MHKLVPHWSTLNALLELEILPYEAYAVAKLSVEHEAPAAFICHLLLSTQNGHLCTRIKQDVVSPSIDEVWIGEPHQKELIEPLLLHLLDLVKEAVQKRSDDLSQIIYRREHAYYLQKHWQQETLWINCVKKVLMPANQWIDSDAIQTEVSHLIDNQKLLPEQAQAILKAAQQNLLLICGGPGTGKTYTAGQLIKTLWNHLPPEKQKTFQIALAAPTGKAASNLQNSLAKATENLPNWEIPKAKTLHALLNIIPYKYAKKRSFSPLAADLILIDESSMIDLPMMIQLFSSLKPSAKLILLGDHHQLPAVGIGSPFRDLRTYMQNKSEYADQVVELKTCLRAELKGILDFAETVKSGDASGALTLLENAHLQGIEKVFLDEKMSLSNFYTFFLEKTAPFFSFDNIQNRSPEELLTVFNRVRILSPLRKGPFGIETLNHLLLERFMQNHSTLSPFVAPILLTKNDHKSELFNGEIGVLVRLQKNEGLQPGDYALFPCKAKDGSETIRRIPALLLPQFEYAYCLSVHKSQGSEFDQIFLMLPSGSEVFGREILYTAVTRAKKYLQIWTDPNTFTMTLKQTSKRLSSFVERMDDLAEPNHPS; this comes from the coding sequence ATGCACAAATTAGTTCCCCACTGGTCAACTTTAAATGCCTTATTAGAATTAGAGATTTTACCCTATGAAGCCTATGCTGTTGCTAAGCTCAGTGTAGAACATGAAGCTCCCGCAGCCTTCATCTGCCACCTCCTTTTATCAACTCAAAATGGTCATCTCTGCACACGGATAAAACAGGATGTGGTTTCCCCTTCTATCGATGAGGTATGGATTGGTGAACCTCACCAAAAAGAGCTGATTGAACCACTTCTTCTACATCTTTTAGATCTTGTGAAAGAGGCTGTCCAAAAAAGATCGGACGACTTGTCCCAAATCATTTACCGAAGGGAACATGCCTACTATCTTCAAAAGCATTGGCAACAAGAAACCTTGTGGATCAACTGCGTAAAAAAAGTGCTTATGCCAGCTAATCAGTGGATAGATTCGGATGCCATTCAAACTGAAGTTTCTCATTTAATTGACAATCAAAAACTTCTTCCCGAGCAGGCACAAGCCATTCTAAAAGCTGCACAACAAAATCTGCTTTTAATTTGTGGAGGACCTGGCACTGGAAAAACTTACACCGCGGGTCAATTGATTAAAACGTTATGGAATCACTTGCCCCCCGAAAAACAAAAAACCTTTCAAATTGCGTTAGCAGCCCCCACAGGAAAAGCCGCTTCCAATTTACAAAATAGTTTAGCAAAGGCAACTGAAAATCTTCCAAATTGGGAAATCCCTAAAGCCAAAACCTTGCATGCTCTGCTAAATATCATCCCATATAAATATGCCAAAAAAAGAAGTTTTTCACCTTTAGCTGCCGATCTCATTCTAATTGATGAAAGTTCCATGATCGATTTACCCATGATGATTCAGCTTTTTTCTTCTTTAAAACCTTCTGCAAAATTGATTTTATTAGGAGATCACCATCAATTGCCAGCGGTAGGAATAGGAAGTCCGTTTAGAGATTTACGCACATATATGCAAAACAAATCGGAATATGCAGATCAAGTCGTTGAACTTAAAACATGCTTAAGAGCTGAATTAAAAGGGATTTTAGATTTTGCAGAGACCGTGAAATCTGGTGATGCGTCAGGCGCCTTAACCCTTCTTGAAAATGCACATTTGCAAGGTATTGAAAAAGTATTTCTGGATGAAAAAATGTCTCTTTCCAATTTTTATACGTTTTTTTTGGAAAAGACGGCACCTTTTTTCTCGTTTGACAATATCCAGAATAGATCCCCAGAGGAGCTTTTGACGGTTTTTAATCGCGTTCGCATTTTATCTCCTCTACGCAAGGGTCCCTTTGGAATTGAAACACTTAATCACCTTCTTTTAGAAAGATTTATGCAAAACCACTCGACTCTTTCTCCCTTTGTCGCTCCGATTTTGCTGACGAAGAACGATCATAAATCTGAATTATTTAATGGGGAAATCGGTGTGTTAGTACGCTTACAAAAAAATGAAGGATTACAACCAGGAGACTACGCACTTTTTCCCTGCAAAGCAAAGGATGGCTCGGAGACCATTCGACGCATTCCAGCTTTGTTACTTCCTCAATTTGAATATGCCTATTGCTTATCCGTACACAAAAGCCAGGGTAGTGAATTTGATCAAATTTTTCTCATGCTTCCTTCTGGATCAGAAGTTTTTGGCAGAGAAATTTTATATACAGCTGTCACGCGAGCAAAGAAGTATTTGCAGATTTGGACCGATCCAAATACGTTTACAATGACATTAAAACAAACTTCCAAACGCCTTTCAAGCTTCGTTGAAAGAATGGATGACTTAGCTGAACCAAATCATCCATCATGA
- a CDS encoding U-box domain-containing protein, with translation MKVLSEPTRQEPIILDPVNNEAKPLIPDIKGKYSLLSYASATKFKKNKSRVAAVAVGVGLIAGGGAAGALGGGGAGGGIGFAVGGPIGAAIGAAAGSVGGGIMGITAGASATCVSTYIIFKKSTQFQEWKAELIKESIKKAFNDFIGGRENLMELCCQIEGTLFEKPVRAPDGRVYEEKAILQWLRTKPKSALGSPFRICDFEEKDLVYDYKMAAKVADAILNEMNNFNSSSLHPQVRAGLNNLMMDLTIDRDYAMENWMNELTRKRKKESQCLHILLEKFAFLCHEFGVKPDDIDVKCQDLLKKEWDKEAKKHLQWAYDKKKPDEYYDGKHMYEINT, from the coding sequence ATGAAAGTTTTGTCAGAACCAACCCGTCAAGAACCTATCATCCTTGATCCGGTTAACAATGAAGCGAAACCTCTTATTCCTGATATTAAGGGAAAGTATAGCCTACTATCATATGCATCTGCAACCAAGTTTAAAAAAAACAAATCACGTGTAGCTGCAGTAGCAGTAGGTGTAGGTTTAATTGCTGGGGGAGGTGCTGCAGGTGCTCTCGGAGGAGGTGGGGCTGGAGGAGGAATAGGTTTTGCTGTAGGAGGGCCCATTGGAGCGGCAATAGGTGCGGCTGCAGGTAGTGTAGGGGGCGGAATAATGGGCATTACGGCTGGTGCAAGTGCCACATGTGTGTCAACATATATCATTTTCAAAAAGAGTACCCAGTTTCAGGAATGGAAAGCAGAATTAATCAAGGAAAGCATTAAAAAAGCTTTTAATGATTTTATTGGTGGTAGAGAAAATTTAATGGAATTGTGCTGTCAAATTGAGGGGACTTTGTTTGAAAAGCCTGTGAGAGCTCCTGATGGAAGAGTTTATGAAGAAAAAGCCATTTTACAATGGCTAAGAACGAAACCGAAAAGTGCTCTTGGATCTCCTTTTAGAATTTGTGATTTTGAAGAAAAAGACCTCGTTTATGATTATAAAATGGCAGCTAAAGTAGCAGACGCTATTTTAAATGAAATGAATAATTTTAATTCGAGTAGTCTTCATCCACAAGTGAGAGCGGGTTTAAATAACTTGATGATGGATTTGACCATTGATAGAGATTATGCCATGGAAAATTGGATGAATGAACTGACTAGAAAACGAAAGAAAGAAAGTCAATGCCTCCATATTCTCTTGGAAAAATTTGCTTTTTTATGCCATGAATTTGGTGTTAAACCGGACGACATTGATGTAAAGTGCCAAGACCTTTTAAAAAAGGAGTGGGACAAAGAAGCGAAAAAGCATTTGCAATGGGCATATGATAAAAAAAAACCTGATGAATATTATGATGGCAAGCATATGTACGAAATCAATACGTAA
- a CDS encoding efflux RND transporter periplasmic adaptor subunit, translating into MNKPDDPEDCPIGERPPTSLFKRFLIVLGLCGLLFLLFLSGWIPRLRQQSANDVRANAIDIPKVTIMVMKPESQLIDLVLPSSAEAFHITPLWARTNGYLIQYYVDIGDHVKEGDLLADIDTPEVDQQLDQAIADLNSAIAKMDLAEISKNRWETLYKKNSEAVPGQEVDERRLTYESSKADVVSFRKNVERLRYIQQFKKIYAPFTGTIIKRDVDVGTLITAGSSGSNPQELFQIAEMRVIRFFVDVPQSFVRQIMDNMLADVVIREFPDKVYQGKVVRFAKALDPIARTMRTEVDVENPNGEIFNGLYAEVHFKMKPEKDSFIVPSDALILRADGPQMGVVDQNGIAHIRQIQVGRDFGKTLEVTEGLQDNDHLIINPTEKIREGVKVIVVSERK; encoded by the coding sequence ATGAATAAACCTGATGATCCCGAAGATTGCCCTATAGGCGAAAGACCTCCGACAAGCCTTTTTAAACGCTTTTTAATCGTCTTAGGACTCTGTGGGCTTTTATTTCTTCTTTTTTTAAGTGGGTGGATACCAAGGCTAAGGCAGCAAAGTGCGAATGATGTCCGTGCAAATGCGATCGACATTCCCAAAGTGACCATTATGGTTATGAAACCTGAAAGTCAATTAATCGATCTTGTTTTGCCCAGCTCGGCAGAAGCCTTTCATATTACCCCCCTTTGGGCGAGAACAAATGGGTATTTGATACAATATTACGTTGATATAGGAGATCACGTCAAAGAAGGCGATCTCTTGGCCGATATCGATACCCCTGAAGTGGATCAACAATTAGATCAAGCCATTGCCGATCTTAATAGTGCGATAGCCAAAATGGATCTGGCAGAAATTAGCAAAAACCGCTGGGAAACACTCTATAAGAAAAATTCTGAGGCTGTACCAGGGCAAGAAGTTGATGAGCGTCGATTGACCTATGAGTCATCTAAGGCTGATGTGGTGTCCTTCAGGAAAAATGTAGAAAGGTTGCGCTACATTCAGCAATTCAAGAAGATCTATGCTCCATTCACAGGCACAATCATCAAACGCGATGTAGATGTGGGGACACTCATCACAGCTGGTAGCAGTGGAAGCAACCCTCAGGAACTCTTTCAAATTGCAGAAATGCGAGTGATCCGTTTTTTTGTTGATGTTCCCCAGTCATTTGTTAGGCAAATTATGGATAATATGTTAGCAGATGTAGTGATACGAGAATTTCCAGATAAAGTTTATCAAGGAAAAGTCGTGCGGTTTGCCAAAGCATTGGATCCTATCGCTCGCACAATGCGTACAGAGGTTGATGTAGAAAATCCTAATGGGGAAATTTTTAACGGGCTTTATGCGGAAGTGCATTTTAAAATGAAACCCGAAAAGGACTCCTTTATTGTTCCTTCAGATGCCTTGATCCTTCGAGCTGATGGCCCACAGATGGGAGTTGTTGATCAAAATGGGATTGCACATATCAGGCAAATCCAGGTGGGACGTGATTTTGGTAAGACACTTGAGGTAACGGAAGGGCTGCAAGACAATGACCATTTGATTATTAATCCTACTGAAAAGATTCGGGAGGGCGTCAAAGTGATCGTCGTTTCTGAGAGAAAATAG
- a CDS encoding efflux RND transporter permease subunit, which translates to MWIVTLALRRPYTFVVVALLITILGSVFSFVTPKDIFPNLDIPVVSVIWSYTGLPAEEFAQRVTTYSEYSLSNNVNDVERIESQTVDGIGIIRLYFHPGAEVQTAVAQATAVSQAILRRLPTGILPPIILRFYANTVPLVQMILSSQIHTESELYDYGNFRIRQGLATIPGTTLPTPYGGKVRQAMVDVNPEAMQAKGISARDINTAVTNQVVTLPTGDARIGDIDYRLNMNNTPDLVSNFNDIPIKVVDNAVVYLRDVGYAHDGFAPQTNIVREDGHRAVLMTILKNGAASTLDIVGAVWDFLPTIRAAAPKGMEINLLFDQSVFVRRAIASVLEEGALAALLTGMMMLVFLGSWRSTLIVLISIPLSILTSIIFLSLIGHTLNVMTLGGLALAIGILVDDATVTIENIHRNIEIGKKDLLHAVLDGSHQVAIPAFVSTLSICIVFIPVVLLTGPSKFLFVPFALAVVFAVSASYFLSRTLVPVMINFMLPAEIYLYTGGGPRTWLDRQHVKFEEGFHRLRHQYAKALHWALEHRGTVCLLFSLLFLSALMILPFIGRDFFPSVDANQLRLHVKARSGTRIEVTEEIFGRVEDEIKKVIPPSEIAMMIDNIGLASEPYSLAFGDNATLGTSDGEILVALKTDRQHSTQEYMQMLRKHLNEKFSDLLFYFQPADMVSQILNFGLPTPIDVRVIGYDKAHNIEIAKELVQKISRVPGAVDVHLHQILDQPEFFLNVDRTLLDKVGITQRDIVNDVLNTYSTSTVVTPNFWLDRVQGIPYLIAVQLPKYQVNSLDEVMRMPVSSPLTQQSQLLSNLATVERRSTVGVENHLNIQPVYDVYANVYGRDLGGVATDIEKIIQEYNKKMKPGNEIVAKGLVVDMETAFFRLGIGFIFAIMLVYFIMVINFQSWLDPFIIVMALPGSISGIIWMLFLTRTTFSIPSLMGTIMSIGVAIANSILVVTFANFLMKEGKTNVQAALSACTTRLRPVMMTALAMVVGMLPMAFGLGEGGEQNAPLGRAVIGGLLMATFTTLFFVPVIFSLLRKKPNPYINAEQEAYVPPKHEDVSSEDDE; encoded by the coding sequence ATGTGGATTGTTACCCTTGCGCTTAGGCGTCCCTATACTTTTGTAGTTGTCGCTCTTCTTATTACGATTTTAGGAAGTGTATTTTCATTTGTCACACCCAAAGATATTTTTCCCAATTTGGATATTCCCGTTGTGAGTGTCATTTGGTCTTATACGGGACTTCCTGCAGAAGAATTTGCACAACGTGTGACAACTTATAGTGAATATTCACTATCCAATAACGTTAACGATGTCGAGCGAATTGAGTCTCAAACGGTGGATGGGATTGGGATTATCCGCTTGTATTTTCATCCTGGTGCCGAAGTTCAAACGGCTGTAGCTCAGGCGACAGCTGTTTCTCAAGCTATTTTGAGGCGATTGCCTACAGGCATACTGCCGCCCATTATTTTGCGTTTTTATGCCAATACCGTTCCTCTCGTGCAAATGATTCTTTCAAGTCAGATCCATACTGAATCGGAATTATATGACTACGGAAATTTCCGTATTCGACAAGGATTAGCTACGATACCAGGAACGACTCTTCCAACACCTTATGGAGGAAAAGTCAGACAGGCCATGGTGGATGTGAATCCCGAAGCGATGCAAGCAAAGGGTATTTCTGCACGAGATATCAATACGGCAGTTACCAATCAGGTTGTCACTCTGCCCACGGGGGATGCGCGTATTGGGGATATCGATTATCGCTTAAACATGAATAATACTCCCGATTTGGTCTCTAATTTTAATGATATTCCCATCAAGGTGGTTGATAACGCTGTTGTTTATTTGCGTGATGTTGGATATGCGCACGATGGTTTTGCTCCTCAGACAAATATCGTACGTGAAGATGGACATCGAGCTGTTTTAATGACGATTCTTAAAAATGGGGCAGCGTCAACACTCGATATTGTGGGGGCCGTTTGGGATTTTTTGCCAACCATTCGAGCGGCAGCTCCCAAGGGAATGGAGATCAATTTACTCTTTGACCAATCTGTTTTTGTTAGACGCGCCATTGCTAGTGTTCTCGAAGAAGGTGCTTTAGCTGCTTTGTTGACGGGAATGATGATGTTGGTTTTTTTAGGCAGTTGGCGTAGCACACTCATTGTGCTGATTTCGATTCCTTTGTCTATCTTAACTTCAATTATTTTTTTAAGCTTAATTGGTCATACCTTGAATGTGATGACATTGGGGGGATTGGCATTGGCAATTGGAATTCTGGTGGATGATGCCACTGTAACTATTGAAAACATTCACCGAAACATAGAAATCGGAAAGAAAGACTTATTACATGCTGTGTTGGATGGATCGCATCAGGTTGCTATTCCTGCTTTCGTATCGACTCTTTCCATCTGCATTGTATTTATACCCGTAGTCCTCTTGACAGGCCCTTCTAAATTTCTGTTTGTTCCTTTTGCATTAGCTGTGGTTTTTGCCGTTTCCGCCTCCTATTTTTTATCACGAACTCTTGTACCAGTCATGATTAATTTTATGCTGCCTGCCGAGATATATCTTTACACTGGTGGAGGGCCGCGCACTTGGTTGGATCGGCAGCATGTCAAATTTGAAGAAGGTTTCCATCGGTTGAGGCATCAATACGCAAAGGCTTTACATTGGGCCTTGGAGCACCGTGGAACCGTATGTCTTTTATTTAGCCTTCTTTTTTTGAGTGCGCTAATGATTCTGCCTTTCATCGGAAGAGACTTTTTCCCTAGTGTGGATGCGAATCAATTGCGCTTACATGTGAAAGCACGCTCTGGGACTCGAATAGAAGTCACCGAAGAAATTTTTGGCCGAGTAGAAGATGAAATCAAGAAAGTGATTCCACCGTCTGAAATTGCCATGATGATTGATAACATTGGGCTGGCTTCCGAGCCCTATAGCTTGGCGTTTGGAGATAATGCGACTTTAGGAACATCAGATGGAGAGATATTAGTTGCTTTGAAGACCGATCGACAGCATAGCACACAAGAGTACATGCAAATGCTGCGAAAGCATTTAAATGAGAAGTTTAGTGATTTACTGTTTTATTTTCAGCCAGCAGATATGGTCAGTCAGATCCTGAATTTTGGTTTACCTACTCCAATAGACGTGCGAGTTATTGGCTATGATAAAGCTCATAACATCGAAATTGCCAAAGAACTTGTTCAGAAAATATCGCGCGTTCCGGGTGCTGTAGATGTTCATTTACATCAGATTTTGGATCAGCCTGAATTTTTCTTGAATGTTGACCGCACGCTTTTAGATAAAGTTGGAATTACACAACGTGATATTGTAAACGATGTTTTGAATACATATAGTACGAGCACAGTTGTTACACCCAACTTTTGGCTAGATCGCGTACAAGGTATCCCTTATCTGATTGCGGTACAGTTGCCCAAATATCAAGTTAATTCCCTCGATGAAGTGATGCGAATGCCCGTTTCAAGTCCCTTGACTCAGCAATCGCAATTGCTAAGCAATCTGGCAACTGTGGAAAGAAGATCCACGGTTGGAGTTGAAAATCATTTGAACATTCAGCCAGTTTATGATGTTTATGCAAATGTGTATGGGCGTGACTTGGGAGGTGTTGCAACAGATATTGAAAAAATCATTCAAGAATATAATAAAAAGATGAAGCCCGGAAATGAGATTGTGGCAAAAGGGCTTGTTGTGGATATGGAAACAGCATTTTTTCGCTTAGGGATTGGTTTTATTTTTGCCATTATGCTTGTGTATTTCATCATGGTGATTAACTTTCAATCTTGGCTCGATCCATTCATTATTGTTATGGCGCTTCCAGGCTCTATATCCGGAATTATTTGGATGCTATTTTTAACACGAACCACGTTTAGCATTCCATCTTTAATGGGAACCATTATGAGTATTGGGGTGGCCATTGCGAACAGTATTTTAGTGGTAACGTTTGCAAACTTTTTAATGAAAGAGGGTAAAACCAATGTGCAGGCAGCGTTATCTGCGTGTACTACACGACTAAGACCTGTGATGATGACAGCCCTAGCCATGGTTGTTGGGATGCTACCAATGGCTTTTGGATTAGGGGAAGGAGGAGAACAGAATGCTCCTTTGGGCCGTGCTGTCATTGGAGGATTGCTAATGGCTACCTTTACAACGCTATTTTTTGTTCCCGTCATATTTTCTCTATTACGCAAAAAACCTAATCCATACATCAATGCAGAACAAGAAGCTTATGTTCCACCAAAACACGAAGATGTGAGTAGTGAAGACGATGAATAA